The genomic stretch GGATGGGGCGGAAGAGGGCCTCGTCCTGCTCGCGGGCCAGAGGCCGGGCGGGGCGTGCCTCAGGTCGCCGCATACCACTCCCCTTCCTCGAGGTAGATCACCTTGGGCTCGGTGCCCAGCTCCTCGAGCAGACGGAACGCGCGCGAGCTTTCCGCGAGCTGGTGCACGGTGGTCTCGGGGTCGTCCAGGTCGCCGAAGAACAGGGCCCCGGCCGGACAGCTCTGGACGCAGGCGGGCACGTACTCGCCCTCCCCCCGCACCTCGCGGCCCTCGGCCCGCGCCTGCTCGCGCGCCTTCTGCAAGCGGTGGTGGCAGAAGGTGCACTTCTCGATCACGCCCATGGGGCGCAGCGAGACATCCGGGTTCAGCGACTGGCGCAGCTCGGCCGGCCAGCGGAAGCGCGACCAGTTGTACCAGTTGAAGGCCTTGATCTGGTACGGGCAGGCGTTGGCGCAGTAGCGGCAGCCGATGCAGCGCGGGTAGATCTGGCCGACCAGTCCCTCCGGGTTCCGGTACGTGGCGCCGGTGGGGCAAACGTTGATGCAGGGCGGGGCGTCACACTGCTGGCAGAGCACGGGCAGGTAGCGGCTCTTGACGCGCGGGTAGTCCCGCTCCGTGACGGCCAGCACGCGCAGCCAGGCAATCTCGCGGCCGTAGGCGGCTTCCTCGGGCGTCGAGAAGGGGATGTTGTTCTCCTGCTTGCAGGCGACGACGCAGGCCTGGCAGCCGGTGCACCGCTCCAGGTCGATCACCATCCCCCAGCGCGGCTGCCGCGCTGCGCCGGTCAATTCTCGACTCCTGTTCACGCCCTGGTGACCCTCACGCGGGTGGAAAGCACAAGCGCGCCCGTGGCGGGATCGCGCTCGTCGCCCAGCAGCTCCATGACGTTGACGCCCCGGCCGCGCGCATAGCGCCCCAGCGCGGTATGCCCCTGCCCCCGGGGCATGGCCGCCACGCCGGGCATAATGCCGGCATATAGCCTGACTTGGGCGGCGACCCGGCCGGCGGCGGACTGGACCCAGACCTGATCGCCATCCCGGATGCCTAGGCGCGCGGCGGTCTCCGGGTTCAGCTCGACCCAGGAGCCCCATTGCACGGCCGTGTGCGGCGCGAGCACCTCCTGCAGGAACGGCTGGTTGGCGCCCTGCCCCTCGCCCAGCGCCAGCACGGCGAAGGTGTGCAGGTGGAGCGAGGAGGGGTCGTCCGCCGGCGCAGCGGCGGGGGCCACCTGGTGCGGCGGCAGCGCCGGGAACTCGAACCTGCCCGACGTCGTCCGCAGCACGCGCTTCCAGTCCTGGTAGCCGTACGAGGGGTCCGTCCATCCGCCCTTGGCCGCCAGCTCCTCGAAGAATTCGTCGAAGGAGCCGTAGGGCATGGGCGCCCACTCCCATTCGCGGAGCGGCGCGGGCGGTCCCTCCTGCCCGTGGGTCGCGAACACCATCCCGCGGCTCGCCGCGTACAGCCCCCGGGCCGCGTGGCGCATGGCTTCCCGGAAGTCCTGCCAGGGAAAGGCGCGGGCCACGCTCCCGCCCAGCGCGCGGGCGGTCTCAAGCAGCACGTCGCCCGGGTGCCGGGTCTGGTAGAGCGGGTCGGTAGCTGGGGGAGCCATGCTGATCACGGGATAGGGCACGCCGGGCGGCTGGGGCATGTCGTGCCACCCTTCGAGGAAGACGGGATCGGGCAGGATCAGGTCGGCGAGCTGGGCAGTCTCGTCCAGGAAGGGGGAGAAGCTGACCACCAGCGGCACCCGGCCCACTGCCTCACGGAACCGGTCCGATCCCGGCTGCGAGAACACCGGGTTGGCCTCCCAGAGCAGCAGCGCTTCAAGGGGGTAGGGCTGGCCGCTGCGTAGCGCGGCGGCGAGGCCGGAGATGGAGCCGCTGTCGGGGGCGGCACCCTTAGCGCCGGGGCTGAAGGAGGCGCTGGGGGCGAGCGGTGCGCGCGCCGCGCCCCGGCGGGCGGCCGTGTCGGGCGAGAAGGAAGGCCAGGGCGCCAGCGGGGCGGTGCGCGCGACCAGTGCGCCGCCGAGGCGGTCAATGCGCCCGGCCAGGGCGTTGAGCGCGTGCACCGCCGCGGCGGCCGCGGCTGCATCGGGGTGACCCGCGGGCGGCCCGATGGCGACGCCCGGCCCGTAGAGCGCGAACTCGGCCGCTATCCTGCGCAGTGTCTCTTCCGGCACGCCCGTGATGCGGGAGACGGCCGGGGGCTTGTACTCGCGCACCAGCAGGTCGCGGAAGCCGCCATGCCGCCGGCCGGCGGAATCCACCTGGTCCTCGAACCCCGCCGTGTGCCGGGCGACGAAGTCCCGGTCGAAGCGGCCATCTACCACCAGCAGATGCGCCAGGCCCCGCGCCAGCGCGGCCTCCGTCCCGGGGTTGACGGGGATCCATTCGTCCGCCTTGGCTGCCGTGGGCGAGAGGCGCGGCTCGAACTGCACCAGCTTGCCCCGCCGGCCCGGTGTGCCCTGGCGGACCTGAACCAGGGCGCGCATCTGCCGCACCGGGTCCCACCACCCGTCCACCAGTGGCACGCCGAAGCTCAGGATGTACTTGGCATTCTCGAGGTCGTAGGCGATGGGCGCGCGGATCCCTTGTGTGCGCCAGAGGGCGTAGGCGCTGGGATCCGGCAGCTCCGTGGTCAGCACGTTGGGCGTGCCGTAGGCGCGGGCAAAGCGGCGGAAGAGCTGGGCCAGGAGCCCCTCGGAGCGCCCCAGCACCAGCGCCACCGTGTGCGGCCGCTCCTGCTGCCGCAGAGCGCCCAGCCGCTCCGCCAGCATCCGGATCGCCTCGTCCCAGGCCAGGGGGCGCCACTGCCCCGAGCCGCGCGGCCCCGCCCGCTCGAGCGGCCCGCGGATCCGGTCCGGGTTGTACAGGAGCTGCAGCGATGCCTGCGCCACCGGGCAGAGCCCGCCGCGGCTCAGAGGGTGGTAGGGGTTCCCCTCGAGCTTCACGGCGCGAGCGTCGATGCGCCGCACTCGCACGCCGCACCCCCCCGAACACAGGTTGCACGACGTCGTGACCCACTGCTCCGGACCGTTCGCCACCCGCTCGTCCGTGCCCGTGGCCTCGAGCACGGCCCCGAGCTGCTGGCCGCCGGAGCCGGCCGCTACCCCCGCCGTGGACAACACCGTCAGCTTGAGGAAACCCCGTCGATCCAGGCTCAATCCGGCCTCCTAGCGATGGCAGGCGTTGCAGTCCACCAGCGCCCCCCGCTGCCCATGGCATTCGAGACACCACTCCATGGCCAGCTTCACGGCCGGGCGAGACGGCGGAACTGTCGCCTCGGCGATGGAGCCGTGGCAGGTCGAGCACTCGATTTTGCCCAGGGTGACGTGCCGGCGGTGAGAGAAAAAGACGTGGGCCGGCAGCCGGTACACCCGCCGCCAGGGGATCGCCTCACCCCTGGCCGCGAACTGCCGGACCTTCTCCTCCTCG from Gemmatimonadota bacterium encodes the following:
- a CDS encoding molybdopterin-dependent oxidoreductase: MSLDRRGFLKLTVLSTAGVAAGSGGQQLGAVLEATGTDERVANGPEQWVTTSCNLCSGGCGVRVRRIDARAVKLEGNPYHPLSRGGLCPVAQASLQLLYNPDRIRGPLERAGPRGSGQWRPLAWDEAIRMLAERLGALRQQERPHTVALVLGRSEGLLAQLFRRFARAYGTPNVLTTELPDPSAYALWRTQGIRAPIAYDLENAKYILSFGVPLVDGWWDPVRQMRALVQVRQGTPGRRGKLVQFEPRLSPTAAKADEWIPVNPGTEAALARGLAHLLVVDGRFDRDFVARHTAGFEDQVDSAGRRHGGFRDLLVREYKPPAVSRITGVPEETLRRIAAEFALYGPGVAIGPPAGHPDAAAAAAAVHALNALAGRIDRLGGALVARTAPLAPWPSFSPDTAARRGAARAPLAPSASFSPGAKGAAPDSGSISGLAAALRSGQPYPLEALLLWEANPVFSQPGSDRFREAVGRVPLVVSFSPFLDETAQLADLILPDPVFLEGWHDMPQPPGVPYPVISMAPPATDPLYQTRHPGDVLLETARALGGSVARAFPWQDFREAMRHAARGLYAASRGMVFATHGQEGPPAPLREWEWAPMPYGSFDEFFEELAAKGGWTDPSYGYQDWKRVLRTTSGRFEFPALPPHQVAPAAAPADDPSSLHLHTFAVLALGEGQGANQPFLQEVLAPHTAVQWGSWVELNPETAARLGIRDGDQVWVQSAAGRVAAQVRLYAGIMPGVAAMPRGQGHTALGRYARGRGVNVMELLGDERDPATGALVLSTRVRVTRA
- a CDS encoding 4Fe-4S dicluster domain-containing protein, producing the protein MVIDLERCTGCQACVVACKQENNIPFSTPEEAAYGREIAWLRVLAVTERDYPRVKSRYLPVLCQQCDAPPCINVCPTGATYRNPEGLVGQIYPRCIGCRYCANACPYQIKAFNWYNWSRFRWPAELRQSLNPDVSLRPMGVIEKCTFCHHRLQKAREQARAEGREVRGEGEYVPACVQSCPAGALFFGDLDDPETTVHQLAESSRAFRLLEELGTEPKVIYLEEGEWYAAT